A single region of the Devosia sp. FJ2-5-3 genome encodes:
- a CDS encoding ABC transporter permease encodes MAAIASPNLVRLKRIANGLVTTAITLLGLVALTFFIGRVIPIDPVLSIVGEKATPEAYDKVFYELGLDKPVWEQFTSYTLKLLQGDFGTSFTTTRPVLTDLLSFFPATLELATLGLVLGVVLGIPAGVASAYWHDKWPDHLIRIIGLIGYSVPIFWLGLVGLYVFYYKLSWVAGPGQLDVFYVGVVKPITNSILIDSLLRGEWEVFWNAVSHIILPVCLIGYFSMAYLSRMTRSLMLDQLTQEYVLTARLKGASELEVVLGHALRNAAIPLVTIIALSYGGLLEGSVLIETVFGWPGIGNYIASSLFRGDINAVLGGTFLVGAIFILLNQLSDVLYATLDPRTREASK; translated from the coding sequence GTGGCCGCTATCGCCTCTCCAAATCTCGTGCGCCTCAAGCGCATCGCCAACGGGCTGGTCACCACCGCCATAACCCTGCTCGGCCTTGTCGCGCTGACCTTTTTCATCGGCCGCGTCATCCCGATCGATCCGGTCCTCTCCATTGTCGGCGAGAAGGCGACGCCGGAAGCCTATGACAAGGTTTTCTACGAGCTCGGCCTCGATAAACCGGTCTGGGAACAGTTCACCTCCTATACGCTGAAACTCCTCCAGGGCGATTTCGGCACCTCCTTCACCACCACGCGCCCCGTCCTCACCGATCTCCTGAGCTTTTTCCCCGCCACGCTGGAGCTGGCAACGCTTGGCCTCGTCCTCGGCGTTGTGCTCGGCATTCCTGCCGGTGTCGCCTCGGCCTATTGGCACGACAAATGGCCCGATCACCTCATCCGCATCATCGGCCTGATCGGCTATTCGGTGCCCATCTTCTGGCTCGGCCTCGTCGGGCTCTATGTGTTTTACTATAAGCTCAGCTGGGTCGCCGGCCCCGGACAGCTCGACGTCTTCTATGTCGGCGTGGTCAAGCCCATCACCAATTCCATCCTCATCGACAGCCTGCTGCGCGGCGAGTGGGAGGTGTTCTGGAACGCTGTCAGCCACATCATCCTGCCGGTCTGCCTCATCGGCTATTTTTCCATGGCCTATCTCTCGCGCATGACGCGCTCGCTCATGCTCGACCAGCTCACCCAGGAATATGTCCTCACCGCGCGCCTCAAGGGCGCCAGCGAGCTTGAGGTCGTGCTCGGCCATGCCCTGCGCAATGCCGCCATTCCGCTCGTCACCATCATCGCCCTCTCCTATGGCGGGCTCCTCGAAGGTTCGGTGCTGATCGAAACCGTCTTCGGCTGGCCCGGCATCGGCAATTACATTGCCTCCTCGCTGTTCCGGGGCGACATCAATGCCGTGCTTGGCGGCACCTTCCTTGTCGGCGCCATCTTCATTCTCCTCAATCAGCTTTCGGACGTGCTCTACGCCACGCTCGACCCGCGCACCCGGGAGGCCAGCAAATGA
- the nikC gene encoding nickel transporter permease, translated as MSAVDTALPVDSAGRARWKQIVSFSRRFARNPLGMFGLFILLALLFCAAFAELIAPFDPYLPNLAARLTAPGAEFWLGSDELGRDILSRVIYGSRLTLLIVALVIVTSAPIGLLIGVVSGTYGGWLDALFMRITDVFLAVPKLLLALAFVAALGPGIVNAAIAITLTAWPPYARMARAEALAVRNSDYVNAVRLAGASEFHIIFFHIIPMCLSSVIVRMTLDMAGIILTAAGLGFIGLGAQPPLPEWGAMISTGRKFIFDQWWVATVPGFAIFIVSLGFNLLGDAIRDLLDPHLKARS; from the coding sequence ATGAGCGCCGTGGACACCGCGCTTCCCGTCGACAGCGCCGGTCGCGCTCGCTGGAAGCAGATCGTCAGCTTTTCCCGCCGCTTTGCCCGCAATCCCCTGGGCATGTTCGGCCTCTTCATTCTTCTGGCGCTCCTCTTCTGCGCCGCCTTTGCCGAGCTGATCGCGCCCTTTGACCCCTACCTGCCCAATCTTGCCGCCCGCCTTACCGCGCCCGGGGCCGAATTCTGGCTCGGCTCGGACGAACTCGGGCGCGACATCCTCTCCCGCGTCATCTATGGCTCGCGCCTGACCCTCCTTATCGTCGCGCTGGTGATCGTCACCTCGGCCCCCATTGGCCTGCTCATCGGCGTCGTTTCCGGCACCTATGGCGGCTGGCTCGATGCGCTTTTCATGCGCATCACCGACGTTTTCCTCGCCGTCCCCAAACTGCTCCTGGCGCTGGCCTTCGTCGCCGCCCTCGGCCCCGGCATCGTCAATGCCGCCATCGCGATCACGCTCACCGCCTGGCCGCCCTATGCCCGCATGGCCCGCGCCGAGGCCCTCGCCGTGCGCAACAGCGATTATGTGAACGCCGTCCGCCTCGCCGGGGCGTCGGAGTTCCACATCATCTTCTTTCACATCATCCCGATGTGCCTCTCCTCGGTCATCGTGCGCATGACGCTCGACATGGCCGGCATCATCCTCACCGCCGCGGGCCTCGGCTTTATCGGCCTCGGCGCCCAGCCGCCCCTGCCCGAATGGGGCGCCATGATCTCCACCGGCCGCAAATTCATCTTCGACCAGTGGTGGGTGGCAACCGTCCCCGGCTTTGCCATCTTCATCGTCTCGCTCGGCTTCAACCTTCTGGGTGATGCCATCCGCGATCTGCTCGACCCGCACCTGAAGGCCAGATCATGA